ttgtagattcaactaaagaaattggaaaaaattatatatatttttgagaaacctaaagatacaatttaaaacttgtTCTTTGCTTTAGTTACATGTCTTTTTAAATACATGactgattcataggtcagtgttaagtggcttaacaaacaaaaatgttcctctgaaaatggccaGGTACAAagattggactgaaaatgagtgaaaaagcagccaacaaccaaagaaaaactttgaaagaccttcaaaaagcctggagaactattacttgagacaacttttaaaaaaaattacaagaactctggctccttggaagcaaaatataaggaaatgagGGTGACTTaatacttttgcacaatactgtgtGTTACAAAATTTAGTAGTATCATTTCAGGAACAGAACAACATGGTGACACATGTTGCACCAGGTGAATCATTTGATTGGAGGATGTGTTTTTGGTTACCCGTGACCTACAGCCGCAATGGAAAGTCACATGTAAGGAAGCATGCATTCACAGAGCGCCAGCACCCCACCGATAAAGAGTGTCCCCCCCTCCCCAACACATTCCATTTGGCAACCACTCCTCTTGTTGAAAGCAGCTTGTTTGCCTGTAACAAAACAACGCAAATGATTGCATTCAGATGCTCTCTGCACCCACCCAGTCTTGTTCACAGTATGGATTAGCTGAGAAGGATCACGGCCCCTTTACTTGAAACatttcataacttttttttacttgcaGAGGAGGGATGTGGGAATTCCTAAAACTTCAGAACTACTAGTGCTAATCCTGTTGTGGGGGCACAAACACCAAGAAATGATGCAGTGCAAATATTATCCAGTACAGACCTCGCTGCCAGACTAATAGCCCTGGGCAAACATTTTGTGAATCCAGACAGGCCTCCCAGTCTGATTGGCTGCATATTACTAACCAATAGAAAAATATGGTACACCCTGTGATGTCAGTGAGGTAATATGAGCTGGTATCCAGGGAAGAAAAGCTGAAATTTCATGCAAACTCCAAGTTCTGGATttaaaacttggaaaaaaaaaatctgcaatacTGTCAGCAGTAAATTGTTACTGTAAAAACTGTCTTGAATTTTCTAAATGTTCACATGTAGTCATAGAGTTCATGCCAGGCTGCCATGATGACACCATCAGGAAGAGATCAACAAGAGCTCAAATATCTGGCTCAGCCTCACAGACTGATAAACATGATATTCACATAACAGGTGTGTACAACTTGCTAGACTATACTGCGTGCAGACATGGTCCAAAGGTGCCTATAAATATGGGGAGGCTCCTTCCACATTGGAACAGTAAGAACACAGCAGACGAGAACGCTTGTGGGAATAACTACCCAAGGGATTGTATATGTATTTTCCTCTCAGCTGGATTAAAACTTGCTTGGAACACTATTAAGGTAAAAATCTTGCACTTCAACAtaaccatgattttttttttttaattctgtaagGTTTTATGGGTTCCAAATCAACTTATATCACACGCAGCTGATTATAGAAAGTATTAAAACAATATGTTTTAAAGGTTCCAGTTACATAAATTTCATGTTTTAGACAGCTTTCAGCTAAAACTGAGTGTATCATGGTTTGCTGAATTATGGTAAATGGTTGTTTTTGCAGTGAGTGGTGGTGGTATGCTTGCTGGCTCATTTCGAGGAGAGTTTATGGCCCAAGACATTTCTAAAAAAGAAGCACTTCCAAAGACTAGTCTGCTTCTTGAGAAAACCTGAAACTTGTCGCTATCCTGAGTTACAGGTGTGTATGACTTTTAGCATGAACAGTTCAAAATATTtccagtacagtacagtaatatGAGAAATTATTAACAGTTATATAGTTATGCCTACAGTATATTTTTACATCATGTGGTTATATTCCACGTGTTTGTCAATGCAGTGATATTCTTTGGTGCGCTGTTTCATAACCAAAGGTCTTTGGATCATAAGAGCATATCTTTCCATTCATATCATCAGCAGAGGCGTAGTAATGGTTGGCATGAAACCCAAAGATATGATGCCCTCTGCGGCAGTTAAGTTCTTCGGAGCAGGCACGGCAGCTTGCATTGCTGACCTTGTCACCTTTCCACTGGATACCGCCAAAGTCAGACTACAGGTTAGTTGGTAACCGTGTTTTAACTTAAAACTTATTTTAACTTTAGAATTTATAACAGAGATCCTATTTGACCCTCTTTCATTTGCATCATGCCGTGCAGATTCAGGGAGAGTCTCAGAAAGCCGAAGGGGTTGGAGCAATGAAGTATCGTGGCGTGCTTGGCACCATCACCACCATGGTGCGCACAGAAGGAGCCAGGAGTCTTTATAATGGATTGGTGGCAGGCCTGCAGAGACAGATGAGCTTCGCTTCTGTCCGTATTGGCCTTTACGACTCCATGAAGCAATTCTACACCCGAGGCACTGAGAGTGAGTATCAGTGAGTGAGCAACAAGCATGTTGCTCTTCTACTGCTTCTTTGTGACCAACACAAATATGGCCCACAGGTGCAGGGATTGTTACTCGGCTCATGGCGGGCTGTACCACTGGGGCAATGGCTGTGGCTTTTGCACAACCAACAGATGTGGTAAAGGTGCGCTTTCAAGCCCAGGTACGACTGGCTGACGGTGAGAGGAGGTACAATGGCACCATGGATGCCTACAAGACGATTGCCCGAGATGAGGGTGTGCGTGGTCTGTGGAAAGGTACCCGCTTTTTCTTCAcgtcatatttatataaaaatgccCTCCACTGTATTCAAAGTTACTATGCACTCTTCTGTTCCAGGTTGCATGCCAAACATCACTCGTAATGCCATCGTAAACTGCGCAGAGCTGGTGACCTACGATATGATCAAAGAGCTCATCCTGAAGTATGACCTAATGACAGGTGGGGGCATGAATCGAGCTTATTACAGATATCAGTCCAACAAATGTCGGGCAAATACTGTGAAAGATGTAACTTTTCTTCTGTCCTCCCACAGACAACATGCCGTGCCACTTCACAGCCGCCTTCAGCGCAGGTTTCTGCACAACGGTGGTGGCTTCTCCTGTGGATGTGATTAAAACACGTTTCATGAACTCAGGAAATGGCCAGTACAGCAGTGCTCTCAACTGTGCCATCACAATGCTAAGAAATGAAGGACCCACAGCTTTCTATAAAGGGTAAACAGACACTAACATGACCATCCATGAAGCAaacatagattaaaaaaaaaaaaagtattttgactACTTATTCACGTGTCTTTCCTGTCACTCCTTTAGGTTCATGCCTTCTTTCCTGCGACTGGGCTCCTGGAACATTGTGATGTTTGTAACTTATGAACAAATTAAAAAGGGCCTGAGCAGGGCACAGCAGTACTGGGAGTCTCCGTTCTGACCGCAGCTCATCAGACCTTTTCGTTTTTTTCACtcaggactgcaaaacaaacaccaAGAAATGATGCAGAAGTGATGCGATGGTGACTACTGCTGACTCTTGGTTACAAAGACATTACAAAGACTTCCGGCAGGAAGACTCTGGGGACATTTTTGCAATATTTTAACAGTTTAAAGATCAGACCTTAAAGAGGCTTCATGCATTTTAATGGTCAGGAATTCCATTACAAAAAGCTCCTTCTGGTATAAAAGATGGGAAATGCTTTGATGTAAACTTTCATGTTTACAAGAATGAAATGAAAGATCACATGAATGTTAGGCTGTAACCTTAGTTATTACTTCCTTTAGGGCTTTCCAAGAGGAAGATGGTTTTTGTCTGACAATACCTAAAAGTGACCACAATAtgtcttttactttttctgcaTTGTTTACACTGTTTAccttttttgttgtagtttaaTGTATGTGTCACTTAATGTGAAAAGAATGAGTGATTTGTTGCTGGTCGATGAGTCATGTATATTTTGAACACAATGAAATAAAGTGCATAAATTAGTGGAAAAACTGGATTTCGGTGTGGCTTTGATGTCCGTCACTTTATGTCTCGACTCAAACTCTTAGATGCTTCACTGTTCCTCGCAGAGTAAAACTGGGGGATGCAGCTTTCCCAGTTTATGCTCCTAAACTTTTAGGGAAACAAACTCTACAGATAATTTCAAGAAACtcttaaaaacacaccttttgAAATCTAGAATTTAACTAGTGCTTCCACGCCATGCCATTGTACAGTTGAATTTACTGAGTTCAGCCCCATTTAGTAATCTGGTAGATACATGTGTGCATATCTTCTTCATCAATATCATATTGGATTTCTGCTTCTCTTACTTCCAAGACTGtgtcttttttcatttattttaacttatggatttttatttatatgtctgtgtatgtgggtgtgtatgtatgtatttcatATGGGTTGCTagtttgtttaaatatttagcTGACCTTGTTTCTTAATATGTTTTTATGCCTGTGAAGCCCTTTGAACATCTATATGTGATACTGGCAGGATGAGAACCCCAATGGACAGAACTTGACTTTTCATCAGCATTTATTGTTGGAAAACTCAGAAGAAAACGGAACTGGACTGAGTCAGCAGAACAAAATACAAACTCACTTAGAAACAAGACTTGGACATATGGACCACACAGCGGGAGGAAAACTACGATGAGGATGCAACGAGGAACAAAGGGAAACgcagacaatatatatacacacacacacacacatgtaatcAAGGAAATAGGACACACTGgggaaaacagctgaacagaatcacacactaacaagacagaggaagcaGACGAGACTGAAGTTAAAGTAAAGCAGGGaatgaataaatacagagaCAGGGCTACAAACTAAGACACTTGAACCGGACAGACAAAATCAGACACAAACATCAGGGAGtcaggcacacagcaggaacacagGGAGTcaggaactaaatacaaaaaccatgacacagaacagaactcagaaaactaaactaagaacCAAAACAGATTCTGaatgtgcaaaaaacaaaaacactgggacGATGACAGACTCACAGCGCCATCATACCACTGCATATGTAGGACAACATGTACCCATGCACTGACTCATAAACACTGAAATTTACAATCCTTATTTTTACCAAGATGGCACTAAAAGTCCAACGCTGCACTGTTTTAGAGTTCCCTGCGGTGGCATAGTTGAATTGCATCTCCACTATTTAAATAGATAATACAGTTTGAATTTATTCataaacagaacagaacagagctAACTGCATGTTTCAACTTCACACCTGAATGAAGGAACAAGAAATCATGGAACGTTTTAACCGAAAGCTGTGGTGAGGCAATTACCGTTCTTAACATATGGCTCTAATTTGGTGTGCAGTGGACATGCGCATGAGTTCTTGTACTTTCATCATGACTCAGCGTTTAATCTTGAAGCCTTATAATGCTGCGCAGACCTCTACAGAAATCACTAACGTAACTAAAAGTTGTTTAAACAACTTTGGAAAATCCAgcttcaaacataaagcatttatttcataaaagaagataaaaattAATGTTTCTGTATTAATATCCCTGTTGGTGTGAGGACATAATAAATTTGTGAAGACAAGAAGACAGAAGGAAGGCATGTCTAAACTACATGCATTCACACatgagaaaaatgcagacacaggTTTATAGTTAGCCCACATATTTGGGGTGGGACCCCCACTATGTAACACATGCTATGCTGTGATGTAACAGCATCACGAGCAGTATATAAAGAAGCCGACCTCTTCCCCACTCCTCCGTCTGCTCCATTCATTGTCTGAGACTCAGCGATACATTTGGTTATTGTCCTTTGGAGAGGCTTTTCAGTGTTACACATCATATCACGGTACAGCCAGACTTTTACTTTCTAATTTTACTTTCCTGGAATATTGGCATCATTATTTATTGATAAAGCTTTGCTACACTGCTGTgctgattttaaaatgcttcTCTTATGCAGGATTTGGAGTATGATTATATGTCTCATTGCTGCTG
The window above is part of the Archocentrus centrarchus isolate MPI-CPG fArcCen1 chromosome 14, fArcCen1, whole genome shotgun sequence genome. Proteins encoded here:
- the LOC115791964 gene encoding mitochondrial uncoupling protein 2-like, which encodes MVGMKPKDMMPSAAVKFFGAGTAACIADLVTFPLDTAKVRLQIQGESQKAEGVGAMKYRGVLGTITTMVRTEGARSLYNGLVAGLQRQMSFASVRIGLYDSMKQFYTRGTESAGIVTRLMAGCTTGAMAVAFAQPTDVVKVRFQAQVRLADGERRYNGTMDAYKTIARDEGVRGLWKGCMPNITRNAIVNCAELVTYDMIKELILKYDLMTDNMPCHFTAAFSAGFCTTVVASPVDVIKTRFMNSGNGQYSSALNCAITMLRNEGPTAFYKGFMPSFLRLGSWNIVMFVTYEQIKKGLSRAQQYWESPF